The DNA window tcgattatatatatattgttcttTTGAAGGATTCGAATATTGATTTACAAACCACTTTAATGAAATGTTCTTTTGATAACTATTGTTAATGTTATGTTACGCGGAAGTTTTAATTAATGGCTTGCATTGCATTGTATTGGGAGTTGAATATTGAAATCgtaatttgaacattattatttaatttttattaggtaattttattgaatattgttatatattatgtaaaaatattaattttcaaattttcgaataaattgtataaaatatgttttaaaaataatcgaatcgaatcgaataatacgaatatcaatttcaaatcgaatacgaatcacattaattattcaaaaaaatttcgaatacgaatacgaatattcgaatagtttcacgaatacgaatcaaatacagtaaTATTCGCTTCGATTCGTTTACAACCCTACTTCTCAGAAACTACCCAAAAACTCGGACATTATCCAATGAATCTCGGTAATAAACCACAAAAAACTACAGATACTAGTGACATCTCGAtaatgcaaaaataagtgagttgccGATTCATTTTCCACATGACACATATAACAACGACTAACCACAATACAACCATTTTCATGCAAATATCATTCATAAGAATTCCACTTTGAATAACGCTCCATCCAATGAATGAGATCTTGAATGAAATCATCCGTAAGAATTCCACATGTAAACTATTTATTTCTTGTTAAcgcataacatttttttttcagacGGGGACACTTTTTTCTgtcttacaaaaaataaaactctattatggacGAACTCCCCTAATGTTTAATAtcttttatatctaattcggctagcgaAGCCACTAGATCGGTGATAAAAAATGTCCTTAACtgcatttcatatattttttaattttaatttttaatttttatatattgtttaatttatttcttacaaataaaaattaaaataatatttaactattataaaactaagaaaatacataatattattatatataatttttattttggctGATAAGTGAAGTCTCTACTACactcattaatatattttaaatatttcttttttttttatattttgtacaaacatttatgtaaaaataataatataatattattttaaataacaaatataaataaagtgaatGTATACATAtaagtaaaaaagaaaacaaattaattttttattattattatctaaccaGAGTGGCCTAATGAAAAAAGTTATGTACATAAGAGCATCCTTATCTATAACCCATTTTTTGGTCATAATCATAGTCATGATCATGAAAAGAGTTTTATGACCAAGATTTTGGTCATAACCAACAAAATTTTGAtcattagttaaaaaatattatttttaattttaaattaaaaaaataataaataattttttgaatgaaAGCTGTGTCATGGTTGTCATGTGTAATACTAACTCtctattattaacaaatatttataataattaaataaaattaaaaagtgaagagatataatttttcttaaaaaaaaaattataagctTAAATACTAAGATTATAGTTAAAAATGAGAATAgggaaaaaaattgaatttaaacatAGAATGAGAGTGATGTAATgagaaaattgaatttaaacacaaaatatatttgatttataatattactcataataatttgatatattattattataaggtGAATCAAACCCAGCCTTCGGTGAATGAATACAATAGCTGTGTATAGTCCTCACATATTAATGAGTACAGAAGAAGGTACAAATATACAGTAATATCTAATTAAGAAAACAGTGTTCAAACCAATAAGGAATCGACAACATATTTCACTACAACCACACTTGTTTTATAATACCGCTCGCTCGCTAGCTAGCTCTTCCTACAAAAAGGAATCCATAATTCGATCTCCAGCATTCGATCCATAATCGAAAGAACACATAATATTAGCActtagctagctagctagctaggtaAGTAGAGAATATGGTGAGATCTGgaaaagttgttttgaagaGGATAGAAAACAAGATAAACAGACAGGTAACCTTTTCAAAGAGAAAATCTGGTCTTTTCAAGAAAGCCCATGAAATCTCTCTTCTTTGCGATGCTCAAGTTGCCTTGATCATCTTCTCCCCTAGAGGCAAACTCTTTCactactcttcttcttcttccgatTCCTGGTAAGTATATATGTAGCTAGGTTTCCAAAAGGACATGAGTTCTTGTTCTCTTTACACCAAAGAGTCTTTCTATCATATACTTATTTGGGAAAGTTTTAAGGTTTCTAAGTTTCATGAGTAAATGTCACGAAAAAGCAAGACCTCGATACGTACGTACGTAGAAAGCTGAAACTGAACATGTACAATTCAGaaatcatcatatatatatgattaataatactACTATGCAATcccttcatttttatttatttattaacaatatttatatatttaaaatactgTTACAGCATGGAAAATATCCTTGAAAGACATGAAAGTTATTCTTATGGTGAAAGGCAACTCCATGCAATCAATCAGGAGTCTCAGGtactataatatatacatatactttttttttgtttctgttaaaaccaaatatatttttaattattataataaaaattgtaggAAACTAACTGGAATCTGGAGTATGCTAGTCTTAAATCAAGACTGGAGGTTGTGCAAAGAAACCATAGGTAAGGGTTTTGTACTAGCAAAACcacaaattttcttaaaaatcaaacatttgaTAAATCAGTTCCGTAATCGTAATCGTCATCGTCATAACAGAtttaccaaaattaaaatatcacacAAAAAATAACAACATAATATACGTGATTCAATCAAAATTGACTTACGTCCACGTGAAGAATAAAtttcactaaatcaaataaatgtcaACAGTAAAAACTTACATATCCAACTCttaaatgaaagaagtgattacctTAAGAATTAATGATTGATATACTCCACAATTAAAAGCTCTCCCAACCCCtctctctagatcagccaaagaacaagatgAAACCAGAAAAATCATAAATCTGTTCACTCTCTCTCCACTTTACCGCGTCTTAAgagaaaaatactaaaaaatgtatttatacccCTAACCCGTTTATTTACCCGGAAGTTAAAACCCGACAACAAATGACAAGGAACACCttaacaattctcccccttccgagccatgaGTGAAtattgctataaacattcatcattgTGACGCCCCTACTAGTGACATTCCGACTTTGACACAATATATCTCTACCTCTTGGCAGTCCCTTTATCATCATATCTGACTCATTTTcatctgtatgcactttctccaagtataactccttctcgAGCATTTCACGGATCCAATGATACCTTCTTTTGACGTGTTTTGATTGTGAATAGAAACTTGGAtacttgctcacatgtatagaactttgtgagtcactaaacaccaacAACTTATCTTGTACTATACATGTTTCCTTCAATAATTCCTTCATCCATCTCGtttccttacaacattcatAAAAGTCAATATATTCAACTTACATAATAAACAAAtcaacacatttctgtagatGAGACTGTCATGATACAACTCCTCCTCCAAAGATAGATAGATACcttgaagttgatctcatttgTCGATATCACCACTAATATCTGTATTAGAAAATCCTTCAACATGTGGCATttcagtaccataacacaaagcatatttggaggtccctcaaAGATATCTCATTAGTCACTTAACCGCTTCCCTACCAAgatttgaaaggaaacgactaactactccaaccgcatgagtTATATCCGGTCTTGTGTAGACCATTGCATACAACAGAATGCCTATTAATGAAGCATATAGAACCTTGCACATTTCTTGtttttcatcttcatctatgagagacattgtcttgtttattttcaagcgTGTAGACAATGGACAAGCAACTAACTTTGCCTTGTACATACAAAATCTTTTTAGAAAAATCTTCTCAAaatatctctcttgagacaaccatagtattttcttcacccgatcacaaatgacctgcattccaagaatttgtcttgcttgacccaatTTTATCATCTTAAAAGACTTTCTAAATCCTTTTtaacttggcaatcttgagcttaTCTCTCCCTACAATCAGTATTTCATCAACATATAAGATAAGTATAATAAAACCATTAAAACCAAACTTTTGTACAAAGACACAATGATCTATAAACACCTTCATTCACCCATagatggtcatgaacgacttaaacttaagataccaatgacttggtgcttgtttcaaaccatatagactTTTGACAAGCTTGCACACCTTGTTTTCCTCTCTTTTCTTATTGTAATATTTAGGGTACTCTATATAAACATCTTcttccaaatcaccatggatAAATGCAGTATcgacatcaagttgttcaacctcaaggTCCATTCAAGTAGTTACACCTAATACCACccgaatggaagtcatcttcactaccggtgagaaaatctcatcgtagtcg is part of the Impatiens glandulifera chromosome 1, dImpGla2.1, whole genome shotgun sequence genome and encodes:
- the LOC124925575 gene encoding truncated transcription factor CAULIFLOWER A-like, with translation MVRSGKVVLKRIENKINRQVTFSKRKSGLFKKAHEISLLCDAQVALIIFSPRGKLFHYSSSSSDSCMENILERHESYSYGERQLHAINQESQETNWNLEYASLKSRLEVVQRNHRHFMGEDLESLSLRDLQSLETELDSGLKNMRSKKNQLMLKSISELETKDKTLQEKNNSLVKKVKENEVEEKEGEVVFLQRQKLNTVLPPWMISHIDHHQSYGF